A DNA window from Nitrospira sp. contains the following coding sequences:
- a CDS encoding PIN domain nuclease (MaGe:77307524), whose translation MIVLVDTSVWSIALRRSSAQLNERQQQLVMEWRTLIEQRRVAMIGPIRQEILSGIRSVRVFENLRARLMPFPDLPLDAALYEEAAACFNRCRAEGVMGTAIDMMVCAAAARFGLSIFTTDRDFERYAEVLSVRLHARMLSFPSI comes from the coding sequence GTGATCGTGTTGGTCGATACGTCTGTCTGGTCGATCGCGTTGCGCCGATCGTCAGCCCAGTTGAATGAACGGCAGCAGCAATTAGTGATGGAGTGGCGGACGCTCATTGAGCAGCGGCGAGTGGCCATGATCGGTCCTATTCGCCAAGAGATTCTATCCGGTATTCGATCCGTACGTGTCTTTGAAAACCTTCGGGCACGGCTGATGCCTTTTCCAGATCTTCCTCTCGATGCAGCGCTGTATGAAGAGGCTGCCGCGTGTTTTAATCGTTGCCGTGCGGAGGGTGTGATGGGAACTGCCATTGATATGATGGTATGTGCCGCAGCCGCGCGATTTGGCCTGTCGATCTTTACCACTGATCGAGATTTCGAGCGATACGCTGAAGTACTTTCTGTCCGGCTGCATGCGCGGATGCTCAGTTTTCCCTCCATCTGA
- a CDS encoding hypothetical protein (Evidence 4 : Unknown function but conserved in other organisms; MaGe:77307525) encodes MATNLALDDKLIREAVEMGHHKTKKEAVTAALREYVRGRKQLGVLELVGQIEYDSSYDYKRLRAKKSGRSLA; translated from the coding sequence ATGGCGACGAATTTGGCGCTTGACGATAAGCTGATTCGTGAAGCGGTAGAAATGGGACATCATAAGACCAAGAAAGAAGCGGTCACAGCGGCGCTCCGCGAGTATGTTCGCGGGCGAAAGCAACTGGGAGTGTTGGAGCTGGTCGGCCAAATCGAGTACGATTCTTCGTATGACTACAAACGGCTGCGCGCCAAGAAATCAGGCCGGTCTCTGGCGTGA
- a CDS encoding Alginateexp domain-containing protein (MaGe:77307526), which yields MRRSKDATKWVLAAALLVAMPIGLALADPPVAPTVIDRPMHGVPVPRGMPDLIPYWSFDPPKSPLFDISKFTLSGDARIRGESRTNPNFAASKADTFIQQWARLGLNYAISQDVDVFTQIQYSKNWGGASTNAGLANDSSSQTGNTNGSVLGVRQAFIMIRNLGVDGLSLKVGRQLVVMGNHRLFGHFDWNNQAFSHDGITFQYNQPMYEVWGGWLHAGNSDAVAAGASAGAVANAATGGGQNADILFTRVAFKPIAGLAIEPLWVWQNNKTGSSPAGGLGVTPLAPGANGILAAHAPGQSRHTLGGRVAYRQGLFDGTAEAYWQTGHFELSNGQNLSINAVAMAVEGGITLKDVPTTPRLGAEFNYASGDGDGKACAQNGQAACNGNANTFENLYPTNHIVMGYADRMAWRNMVGYSGSLQLNPTQQTHLESRFWVFRKANNGDCWYTASQACQGVGGTTNNSLYKELDLIFTMFFKNNKVAWQTGGAYLWASGGMDQMVNAQGNAVAQGGARNSTWMYSQLQVNF from the coding sequence ATGAGACGAAGCAAGGATGCAACAAAGTGGGTGCTGGCAGCGGCCCTATTGGTCGCGATGCCGATCGGCCTGGCCTTGGCCGATCCGCCAGTAGCCCCGACCGTGATCGATCGGCCTATGCACGGTGTGCCGGTGCCGCGTGGGATGCCGGACCTGATTCCCTATTGGAGTTTCGATCCGCCCAAGAGCCCGTTGTTCGATATCAGCAAGTTCACCCTGTCAGGCGACGCGCGCATCAGGGGAGAGTCGCGGACCAATCCTAATTTTGCCGCTTCGAAAGCCGATACGTTTATCCAGCAGTGGGCGCGGCTCGGGCTGAACTATGCCATTTCTCAAGATGTGGACGTGTTCACCCAGATTCAATATTCGAAGAACTGGGGTGGCGCATCAACCAATGCTGGTTTGGCGAATGACTCATCCTCGCAGACGGGGAACACTAATGGTAGTGTGCTCGGCGTGCGTCAGGCCTTCATCATGATCCGCAACCTGGGTGTTGACGGGTTGAGCCTGAAGGTCGGTCGTCAATTGGTCGTGATGGGTAACCATCGTCTGTTCGGCCATTTCGACTGGAACAACCAGGCGTTTTCGCATGACGGTATCACGTTCCAATACAACCAGCCCATGTATGAAGTGTGGGGAGGTTGGTTGCACGCAGGAAATTCTGATGCTGTTGCTGCTGGCGCATCAGCTGGTGCGGTTGCGAACGCTGCCACCGGTGGTGGGCAAAATGCCGACATCCTCTTCACGCGCGTAGCCTTCAAGCCGATCGCTGGTTTGGCAATCGAGCCTCTCTGGGTTTGGCAGAACAATAAGACGGGATCAAGCCCGGCGGGCGGTCTCGGTGTTACTCCTCTTGCTCCTGGAGCCAACGGTATTCTTGCTGCTCATGCCCCTGGGCAAAGCCGGCATACCCTCGGTGGCCGGGTCGCTTATCGGCAGGGCCTGTTCGATGGAACGGCTGAAGCCTATTGGCAGACCGGACATTTTGAGCTGAGCAATGGTCAAAATCTCAGCATCAACGCAGTCGCCATGGCCGTCGAAGGCGGTATCACGCTGAAGGATGTGCCGACCACTCCGCGCCTTGGTGCGGAATTCAACTATGCCTCAGGCGATGGCGATGGAAAGGCTTGTGCCCAAAATGGCCAGGCTGCTTGTAACGGCAACGCGAACACGTTTGAGAACCTCTATCCAACCAACCACATTGTCATGGGCTATGCCGATCGCATGGCCTGGCGGAATATGGTTGGGTACAGTGGAAGCCTGCAGTTGAACCCGACGCAGCAGACTCACCTGGAAAGCCGCTTCTGGGTGTTCCGCAAGGCCAACAATGGCGATTGCTGGTATACAGCGTCCCAGGCCTGCCAAGGGGTTGGCGGGACGACCAACAATTCGCTCTATAAAGAGTTAGACCTGATCTTCACCATGTTCTTCAAGAACAACAAGGTGGCTTGGCAGACCGGCGGCGCCTATCTCTGGGCTAGCGGTGGCATGGATCAGATGGTCAATGCGCAAGGTAATGCAGTGGCTCAAGGTGGTGCTCGGAACTCCACCTGGATGTATAGCCAGTTGCAAGTCAACTTCTAG
- a CDS encoding hypothetical protein (Evidence 5 : Unknown function; MaGe:77307527), translating to MYKQNARNGNERYTMSVKWQGRDKEVVVVEVVGSQVGSLSVGVEPTGAVIQFTGGTL from the coding sequence TTGTACAAGCAAAACGCGCGCAACGGAAACGAACGATACACAATGTCGGTGAAGTGGCAGGGTCGGGACAAGGAAGTTGTCGTAGTGGAGGTAGTTGGATCTCAAGTCGGCAGCCTGTCTGTAGGAGTGGAGCCAACAGGGGCTGTTATCCAATTCACAGGAGGAACGCTATGA
- a CDS encoding Sec-independent protein translocase protein TatA (MaGe:77307528) has translation MFGLGAGEVLIILVIAFLLFGPKQLPEVGRQVGKAVKGFKETAEDLRKSVEPEINMIQQEVKMVEQDFQASMKEAEEEINAAGQRAEDGTKSISQSGQV, from the coding sequence ATGTTTGGATTAGGTGCCGGCGAAGTCTTAATTATCCTGGTAATCGCATTCCTGCTATTCGGGCCCAAGCAACTTCCTGAAGTCGGGCGGCAGGTTGGCAAGGCCGTCAAGGGGTTCAAGGAGACGGCGGAAGATCTGCGGAAGTCGGTAGAGCCCGAGATCAACATGATTCAGCAGGAAGTGAAGATGGTCGAGCAGGATTTCCAGGCGTCGATGAAAGAAGCGGAAGAGGAAATCAACGCGGCCGGGCAGCGGGCGGAGGACGGGACCAAGTCCATCAGCCAGTCTGGACAGGTGTAG
- a CDS encoding Sec-independent protein translocase protein TatA (MaGe:77307529), translated as MFGSFGWMELMLILIIVLIIFGAGKLPQLGEGLGKAIKGFKKSVHEADAIDVTPGDQPQAAPSQVTAQQETAPPPQAAPTQAAQPGQPKQG; from the coding sequence ATGTTTGGTTCCTTCGGCTGGATGGAATTGATGCTGATCTTGATCATTGTGTTGATCATTTTCGGCGCTGGCAAATTGCCGCAACTGGGCGAAGGGTTGGGCAAGGCGATCAAGGGGTTTAAGAAGTCCGTGCATGAGGCCGATGCCATCGATGTGACGCCGGGCGATCAGCCGCAGGCCGCGCCGTCGCAAGTCACGGCTCAGCAGGAAACGGCGCCTCCGCCGCAGGCCGCGCCGACCCAAGCCGCACAGCCGGGACAACCGAAACAGGGATAA
- a CDS encoding hypothetical protein (Evidence 4 : Unknown function but conserved in other organisms; MaGe:77307530), with the protein MNTLQDADALPQLIGDYKPLDQWQAHLNTLFYRLRGDKLRTYYQTFASADYRLAHALAADYFEKVVKREKASGASTAPLIVHEWGPGNGNLAACFLNHLKAIDKAGQVYPRVTYVLVDWEQSVLDSALAHADLAPHKDRIQSQLATVDQVSGAADRTVDRIICNELWNDLPTKLMAKNAGEIEEEFLRPNLSESLHATIQDWSGFVRAFEAKDVETLKTFPPFLDDLVWEKEYRKVEWKDVPYRKTITEFLKTIDEQVLVPINLGAFATLTEAKRLLAPDAIGFSAFDAGTADMDVLNDPDKPCYGQFGGQYSFMINFSLVEAVAKHVGLAKVEIEPQREFIGRSLNTNVITLMDLLATHPSAGPKLQPWEQDLLVLKTIKALNEAYESPYSRTLEFPLPQNMPMEERETLNGMVLSLKRTGVPDTVAYVTEEELSATARDLEAVGYDPDTLNVALTAPPSPIEYHHFFCK; encoded by the coding sequence ATGAACACGTTACAAGATGCCGATGCATTGCCGCAGTTGATTGGGGACTACAAGCCGCTGGATCAGTGGCAAGCCCATCTCAATACGCTCTTCTATCGTCTCCGGGGCGATAAGTTGCGGACCTATTACCAGACCTTTGCGTCGGCCGACTATCGGTTGGCGCATGCGCTGGCCGCGGATTATTTCGAGAAAGTCGTGAAGCGGGAGAAGGCCAGCGGAGCCTCGACCGCTCCGCTCATCGTGCATGAATGGGGGCCGGGGAACGGCAATCTGGCCGCCTGTTTCTTGAACCACCTGAAGGCGATCGATAAAGCCGGGCAGGTCTATCCGCGCGTCACATATGTGTTGGTGGACTGGGAGCAGTCGGTGCTGGATAGCGCGCTGGCGCATGCGGATCTGGCTCCGCACAAGGATCGCATCCAGAGCCAGCTGGCCACCGTCGACCAGGTGTCCGGCGCGGCGGACCGCACGGTCGACCGGATTATCTGCAACGAACTGTGGAACGATCTGCCGACCAAGCTGATGGCGAAAAACGCCGGTGAGATCGAAGAGGAATTTCTCCGCCCCAATCTGAGCGAATCGCTTCATGCGACCATTCAGGATTGGTCGGGATTTGTGCGCGCGTTCGAGGCCAAAGATGTTGAGACGCTCAAGACCTTCCCGCCGTTTCTTGATGACCTGGTCTGGGAAAAAGAGTACCGCAAGGTCGAGTGGAAAGATGTCCCATACCGCAAGACGATTACCGAATTTCTGAAGACCATCGACGAACAAGTGCTGGTTCCAATCAATTTAGGCGCCTTCGCGACGTTGACGGAAGCGAAGCGGCTGCTCGCGCCCGATGCGATCGGCTTCAGCGCGTTCGATGCCGGCACGGCGGATATGGACGTCCTTAACGATCCGGACAAGCCTTGCTATGGCCAATTCGGTGGACAGTACAGTTTCATGATCAATTTCTCCTTAGTCGAAGCGGTTGCAAAGCATGTGGGATTGGCGAAGGTCGAGATCGAGCCGCAGCGGGAATTCATCGGCCGGTCGTTGAATACCAACGTCATCACGCTGATGGATCTGCTGGCAACCCATCCTTCTGCCGGGCCGAAGTTGCAGCCATGGGAGCAGGATCTCCTGGTGCTGAAAACCATTAAGGCATTGAACGAGGCTTACGAAAGCCCCTATAGCCGCACGTTGGAGTTTCCATTGCCGCAGAACATGCCGATGGAAGAGCGGGAGACGTTGAACGGGATGGTGCTCTCGCTCAAGCGCACCGGTGTGCCGGACACTGTGGCGTATGTGACCGAGGAAGAATTATCCGCGACGGCGCGAGATTTGGAAGCCGTCGGCTACGATCCCGATACGCTGAATGTGGCGCTCACCGCGCCGCCCAGCCCGATCGAATATCATCATTTTTTCTGTAAGTAA
- a CDS encoding hypothetical protein (Evidence 4 : Unknown function but conserved in other organisms; MaGe:77307531), with amino-acid sequence MGSLLTLSGKRVYQISRMIRLFPILVALTALTAWPATTWAGELPITKNLPIPEFQNRSEDAAPYNFDAPPQGMFRSITMAEGFEEELGVHQTHEIVPVNPTEQFPVNAPAIFIVFTLHQHYQAFKVFGRCFPDGIPGAEPETIVSEDAMHMALEDESGYLKLLPQTERWMPGRYKVEIHAGEQVSEMSLIGTMRFTIVAGP; translated from the coding sequence GTGGGCTCGCTCTTGACTCTCTCTGGAAAGCGGGTGTACCAAATCTCCCGTATGATTCGGCTCTTTCCCATTCTCGTCGCCCTTACGGCGCTGACTGCCTGGCCAGCCACCACCTGGGCCGGAGAACTGCCCATCACAAAAAATCTTCCTATCCCAGAGTTTCAGAATCGGTCGGAAGATGCCGCACCGTACAACTTCGATGCGCCCCCGCAGGGGATGTTTCGTTCCATCACGATGGCCGAAGGGTTTGAAGAAGAACTGGGGGTTCACCAGACCCATGAGATTGTGCCGGTTAATCCGACCGAACAGTTTCCCGTGAACGCACCGGCCATCTTCATCGTCTTCACCCTCCACCAACATTACCAGGCGTTCAAAGTCTTCGGCCGGTGCTTTCCCGACGGAATACCCGGCGCCGAGCCAGAAACGATTGTGAGCGAGGACGCCATGCACATGGCGCTGGAAGACGAAAGCGGCTACCTAAAGCTGCTGCCGCAAACTGAACGCTGGATGCCGGGGCGCTACAAAGTCGAAATCCACGCCGGCGAACAAGTGAGCGAGATGAGCCTCATCGGCACGATGCGGTTTACAATCGTTGCAGGACCGTAA